The window AGAGGACGATGGCGCGGATGTGGCGACGGTCGCCGCCGTTGGCTCCGACCAGGCCGAGTTGGCGGCGCGAGCGCCGGGCGCCGACCGCGAAGGCGGGACCGGCGAGCAGACAGATCTCCAGCATCGCGAGGCCGACGACGGTGGCGAGGATGGTCATCTCGACGGTCCGCATGCCCGTCGACTTGTCGAATCGGCCTTCCTCCTTCTGCTGCTCGTAGAACGGGACGTCGGAGTCGGCGGGCGGGTTCAGATTGACGGCGCGGGAGACCACGACGACGCTCTTGGCGTTCGCCGCCTTCACCATGTTCCACGTGAAACCTTCGCCGCCGACCTTGACGAGGTAGGTGTCGTCGATCGACACCCCGTCGGTCCCGGCGGCCCGGAGTTCCTTGTCGAGCGGGGTGAGCAGGGTCCCGGGCGGGGCCGTGGCCTCCCGTTCCTGCAGGGCGGACGGGAGTTCGTACGCCCCCACGATCCGCAGGGCGCGGGACGAGCCGCGCGGGGTGACCTGGGAGCCGACGAAGAACCCGGAGTCCTTCAGGAAGGCGTCGGTGGCGATGATCTCCCCCGGCGCGGCGGGGAGCCGACCCCGTTTGAGGGTGAGGATGCCCTCGACGAGCGGGTCGGCGGTGTCCAGCTCGCGCAGGCGGATGTCCAGCAGGCCGTGCGTGGTGCGGACCTTGGCGTGCCCCTTGCTGTCCTTCACGGACCGGGCGCCCGGCGGGAGGGCGGACGGGAGGGGGTCCTTGCCGTCGTCGCGCGCGGAGGGGTCCCAGGACGAGTAGCCGCCGACGGGGGCGAAGGACTCGCCGTTCGGCTTCTGGTACACGGGGACGCCCATGTCCGAGTTCGAGAACATGGCGTCGGCGGTGCCGATCCGGCGGGACAACGTCTCGTCCACGGTGAGCGCGGCGCTGCGGGTGGTGAGGTCGACGGCGCTCACCCCGACGATCGGCAGCGCGATCATCGCGAGGACGAGGGCACTGCGCCCTTTCGCGCGCCAGGCGTCGCGGCGGGCTATTCGGATCGCGGCGATCCAGGAGTGGTACCAGGAGTGGAGCGGGGTGGTCACAGGCCGGCCGCCCGCCCGGAGAGCAGGGAGTCGGCGTGGCTGCGCAGGGTCTCGTCGACGACGCTGCCGTCGCGCAGGAAGACCACCCGGTCCGCCCATGCGGCGAACCGCGGCTCGTGGGTGACCAGGATCCCGGCCGCCCCCGCGTCGCAGCGCGAGCGCAGCAGGGCCAGCACGGATTCCCCGGTCTCCGAGTCGAGTGCGCCGGTGGGCTCGTCGGCGAGGACCAGGCGGCGGTCGCCGACGAGGGCGCGGGCGATGGCCACGCGCTGCTGCTGTCCGCCGGACATCTCGTCGGGGAAGCGGTCGGCGAGCTGCGCCAGGCCCATTTCCTCCAGCGCCGCCAAGGCGGAGGCCCGTGCCTTGCGGGCCGATATCCCGTCGAGTTCGCGGGGCAGCGCCACGTTCTCGGCCGCGGTGAGGGCCGGGATCAGGTTGTAGTCCTGGAAGACGTAGCCGATGCTGCGGCGGCGCAGCGCGGCGAGCTGCTTGCGGCTCGCGGTGGTGATGTCGGTGCCCTCCACGATCACCCGGCCGCTGCTGGGGGTGTCGAGTCCGCCGGCGAGGGTGAGCAGGGTGGACTTGCCGGACCCCGACGGGCCCATGACGGCGACGAGTTCGCCCGGGTACACGGCGAGGTCGATGCCGCGCAGGGCGTGCACCTCCGTGGCGCCGCTGCCGTGCGTGCGGACGAGTTTGTCCAGCTGGAGTACGGCGTTCTGTGACTGCTGGTCAGGCATGGAAGGGTCCCCCTGGGACGGTTCGTTCAACTCCGCCGCGTGCGGGCGGTGGAGGGGAGGTCGGTGGTGGCGCCGGCGGCCGCGGTGGCGGTCGTCGCTTCGGCGCCGGGAGCGGTCGGTGCGGCCTGGGGCGGATCGGGTACGGCTCTCCGGTCGGCCGGCAGGGAGAGCCGGACGAGCCGGGCTTCGCAGTGGTCGAGCCAGCGGGCCTCGGCCTCGGTCTGGAAGATCAGCTGTTCCAGCACCAGCAGCCAGGCGATGTCGTCGCGTTCGTGGGAGGTGCCGCTGTCGATCGCGGTGAGCGCCTGCGCCTTGAGCCGGGTGTAGTCCTGCATCGCCTTGATCGTGGCGTGCCGCTGGGACTGGATGACGGAGCGGATGTCCACGCCGGGGGCGCCGACGGCCATGGCGAGCTTGATGGACAGTTCGTCCCGGGGCGGGTTGGCGCGGTCCACGGGCCGCTCGTACCACTCGTGGAGCTCGGCGCGGCCGGTGTCGGTGATGGCGTACAGGGTGTGCCCGGCGGGGTCCTCGCCGCCGGGCGCGACGAGCCCGTCGCGCTCCAGTCGGGCGAGGGTGGTGTACACCTGCCCGACGTTGAGGGGCCAGGTGGACCCGGTGCGGGATTCGAACTCGGTACGCAGCTGAGAGCCGTACCGAGGACCCCTTTCGAGCAGGGCGAGAAGCCCGTGACGGATCGACATAC of the Streptomyces sp. NBC_01426 genome contains:
- a CDS encoding ABC transporter ATP-binding protein encodes the protein MPDQQSQNAVLQLDKLVRTHGSGATEVHALRGIDLAVYPGELVAVMGPSGSGKSTLLTLAGGLDTPSSGRVIVEGTDITTASRKQLAALRRRSIGYVFQDYNLIPALTAAENVALPRELDGISARKARASALAALEEMGLAQLADRFPDEMSGGQQQRVAIARALVGDRRLVLADEPTGALDSETGESVLALLRSRCDAGAAGILVTHEPRFAAWADRVVFLRDGSVVDETLRSHADSLLSGRAAGL
- a CDS encoding PadR family transcriptional regulator — its product is MSIRHGLLALLERGPRYGSQLRTEFESRTGSTWPLNVGQVYTTLARLERDGLVAPGGEDPAGHTLYAITDTGRAELHEWYERPVDRANPPRDELSIKLAMAVGAPGVDIRSVIQSQRHATIKAMQDYTRLKAQALTAIDSGTSHERDDIAWLLVLEQLIFQTEAEARWLDHCEARLVRLSLPADRRAVPDPPQAAPTAPGAEATTATAAAGATTDLPSTARTRRS